A single region of the Aeromonas hydrophila subsp. hydrophila ATCC 7966 genome encodes:
- the pheT gene encoding phenylalanine--tRNA ligase subunit beta codes for MKFSKSWVMEWVRTELSDNALAEQITMAGLEVDAVEAVAGQFNNVVVGEVVECAQHLDADKLRVTKVNVGDELLDIVCGAPNCRAGLKVCVAKVGATLPGDFTIKKAKLRGQPSHGMLCSFSELGIDVDADGIIELPLDAPIGTDIREYLALNDVSIDVDLTPNRADCLGIAGLAREIGVLNSVDVVEPTWAPAVATIDATFPIRVEAPADCPRYLGRVIKGLNLHAQSPLWMQEKLRRGGIRSIDAIVDITNYLLLEYGQPMHAFDLATLEGELVVRRAKADEPMTLLDGNEVKLKETTLVIADAKGPACMAGIFGGDRTGVSETTTDILLECAFFAPLSITGRARAYGLHTDSSHRFERGVDPELQAKVMDRATRLLLDICGGECGGEAGPVIEVKSDAHLPKAAPIKLRRAKLDKVIGISVADAQVVEILTRLGMQVTVEADGWTALAPSWRFDIAIEEDLIEEVARIYGYNNIPNLKPAASLAMVEQAEGQVTLKRVRDLLVDRGFQEAITYSFVDPKAQQTLFPQSDAIVLPNPISVEMSAMRVSLFPGLVQAVVYNQNRQQPRVRLFEQGLRFIKDENAENGIRQEPMLAGIITGNQSDEHWDIKSRAADFFDLKGDLEAVLDLTAEGATFTFERAEHSALHPGQSAAILRNGVVIGHIGVIHPSLEKKLGLKSRAVMFELELDNLTPAKVPVAAEVSKFPANRRDIAVVVDRQVLAGDVLAVIKKVGGNQVVGINLFDVYQGAGMAEDKKSLAISLVLQDTQRTLEEKEIAETVDNVVRALGEELNASLRD; via the coding sequence ATGAAATTCAGTAAATCCTGGGTGATGGAGTGGGTCCGCACCGAGTTGAGTGACAACGCACTGGCCGAGCAGATCACCATGGCCGGTCTGGAAGTGGATGCCGTAGAAGCGGTGGCCGGCCAGTTCAACAACGTGGTGGTGGGCGAAGTGGTCGAGTGCGCCCAGCATCTTGACGCCGACAAGCTGCGGGTAACCAAGGTCAACGTGGGCGACGAACTGCTGGACATCGTCTGCGGTGCGCCGAACTGCCGCGCCGGCCTGAAAGTCTGCGTGGCCAAAGTAGGGGCGACCCTGCCGGGTGATTTCACCATCAAGAAAGCCAAGCTGCGCGGTCAGCCGTCTCACGGCATGCTCTGCTCCTTCAGCGAGCTGGGGATCGACGTCGACGCCGATGGCATCATCGAGCTGCCGCTGGATGCGCCCATCGGCACCGATATCCGCGAATACCTCGCGCTCAACGACGTCAGCATCGACGTGGATCTGACCCCGAACCGTGCCGACTGCCTCGGCATCGCAGGGCTCGCCCGTGAAATCGGCGTGCTCAACAGCGTCGACGTGGTCGAGCCGACCTGGGCGCCGGCTGTTGCCACCATCGATGCGACTTTCCCGATCCGGGTGGAAGCGCCGGCGGATTGCCCCCGTTATCTCGGCCGTGTCATCAAGGGGCTGAACCTGCACGCCCAGAGCCCGCTCTGGATGCAGGAGAAGCTGCGCCGTGGCGGCATCCGCTCCATCGACGCCATCGTCGACATCACCAACTACTTGCTGCTGGAATATGGCCAGCCGATGCACGCCTTCGATCTGGCGACGCTTGAAGGGGAACTGGTGGTGCGCCGCGCCAAGGCCGACGAGCCGATGACCCTGCTCGATGGCAACGAAGTGAAGCTCAAAGAGACGACTTTGGTGATTGCCGATGCCAAAGGCCCTGCCTGCATGGCCGGTATTTTCGGCGGTGATCGCACCGGTGTCTCCGAGACCACTACCGACATCCTGCTGGAGTGCGCCTTCTTCGCACCGCTCTCTATCACCGGCCGTGCCCGTGCCTACGGTCTGCACACTGACTCTTCCCACCGCTTCGAGCGCGGGGTGGATCCCGAGCTGCAGGCCAAGGTGATGGATCGTGCCACCCGTCTGCTGCTGGACATTTGTGGCGGAGAGTGCGGCGGTGAAGCGGGTCCGGTCATCGAGGTCAAATCCGATGCCCACTTGCCGAAAGCGGCCCCCATCAAGCTGCGCCGCGCCAAGCTCGACAAGGTGATCGGTATCAGCGTGGCAGATGCGCAGGTGGTCGAGATCCTGACTCGCCTCGGCATGCAGGTGACCGTTGAAGCCGACGGCTGGACCGCGCTGGCCCCCTCCTGGCGTTTCGATATCGCCATCGAGGAAGACCTCATCGAGGAAGTGGCCCGCATCTACGGCTACAACAACATCCCGAACCTCAAACCCGCCGCCTCTCTGGCGATGGTGGAGCAGGCAGAAGGGCAGGTGACCTTGAAGCGCGTGCGCGACCTGCTGGTTGATCGCGGCTTCCAGGAAGCGATCACCTACAGCTTCGTCGATCCCAAGGCTCAGCAGACCCTGTTCCCGCAGAGCGATGCCATCGTGCTGCCGAACCCGATTTCGGTCGAGATGTCCGCCATGCGCGTCTCTCTGTTCCCGGGTCTGGTGCAGGCCGTGGTTTACAACCAGAACCGTCAGCAGCCGCGGGTGCGCCTGTTCGAGCAGGGCCTGCGCTTCATCAAGGACGAGAATGCCGAGAACGGCATCCGTCAGGAGCCCATGCTGGCCGGCATCATCACCGGCAACCAGAGCGACGAGCACTGGGACATCAAGAGCCGCGCTGCCGACTTCTTTGATTTGAAAGGGGATCTGGAAGCGGTGCTGGATCTGACCGCCGAAGGGGCTACCTTCACCTTCGAGCGTGCCGAGCACAGCGCCCTGCATCCGGGCCAGAGCGCGGCCATCCTGCGCAATGGCGTGGTGATCGGCCACATCGGCGTGATCCATCCGAGCCTCGAGAAGAAGCTGGGTCTGAAGAGTCGCGCCGTCATGTTCGAACTGGAGCTGGACAATCTGACCCCGGCCAAGGTGCCGGTTGCTGCCGAGGTTTCCAAGTTCCCTGCCAACCGTCGTGACATCGCCGTGGTGGTTGATCGTCAGGTTCTGGCAGGGGATGTTCTGGCAGTAATTAAAAAAGTTGGCGGAAATCAGGTAGTTGGAATAAACTTGTTTGACGTATACCAGGGTGCTGGCATGGCAGAGGACAAGAAGAGCCTGGCCATCAGTCTTGTTCTGCAAGACACCCAGCGCACTCTGGAGGAGAAAGAGATTGCCGAGACCGTAGACAATGTCGTGCGGGCCCTTGGTGAAGAGTTGAATGCATCCTTGAGGGATTGA
- the infC gene encoding translation initiation factor IF-3, with the protein MKGGKKLGKQPQARAHRINEEIRLKEVRLTGLDGEAIGITSIQDALNLALEAGVDLVEISPNAEPPVCRIMDYGKFLYEKSKTTKEQKKKQKVVQVKEIKFRPGTDEGDYQVKLRNLVRFLEDGDKAKVTLRFRGREMAHQELGIKVLERVKNDLEELAVVESFPKVEGRQAVMVLAPKKKS; encoded by the coding sequence ATAAAAGGCGGAAAAAAACTGGGCAAGCAACCGCAAGCCCGCGCTCACCGGATCAACGAAGAGATCCGTCTGAAAGAAGTTCGTCTGACTGGTCTGGATGGTGAAGCCATTGGCATCACCTCCATCCAGGATGCCCTGAACTTGGCCCTTGAGGCCGGAGTGGATCTGGTCGAGATCAGTCCGAACGCTGAGCCGCCCGTTTGCCGGATCATGGATTACGGCAAATTCCTCTACGAAAAGAGCAAGACCACCAAAGAACAGAAGAAAAAGCAGAAAGTCGTCCAGGTCAAGGAAATCAAATTCCGTCCTGGCACCGACGAAGGCGACTATCAGGTAAAACTACGCAACCTGGTTCGCTTTCTGGAAGACGGGGACAAGGCAAAGGTCACCCTGCGCTTCCGTGGTCGTGAAATGGCCCACCAGGAACTTGGTATCAAGGTTCTGGAGCGCGTCAAGAACGATCTGGAAGAGCTGGCCGTAGTCGAATCGTTCCCGAAAGTCGAAGGCCGTCAAGCTGTGATGGTCCTCGCACCTAAGAAGAAATCTTAA
- the ihfA gene encoding integration host factor subunit alpha, protein MALTKADIAEHLFTQLGMSKREAKDMVEAFFEEIRQALERGEQVKISGFGNFDLREKNQRPGRNPKTGEDIPISARRVVTFRPGQKLKARVENVEPNE, encoded by the coding sequence ATGGCGCTTACCAAAGCCGACATTGCAGAGCACCTGTTCACCCAGCTCGGGATGAGCAAGCGTGAAGCCAAAGATATGGTGGAAGCCTTCTTTGAAGAGATCAGACAAGCGCTTGAGCGTGGTGAACAAGTCAAGATTTCAGGCTTCGGTAACTTTGATCTTCGTGAGAAGAACCAGCGTCCTGGACGTAACCCGAAAACCGGCGAAGATATTCCTATCAGCGCCCGGCGGGTGGTCACCTTCCGCCCTGGTCAGAAGCTCAAGGCCAGGGTCGAAAATGTTGAGCCCAACGAGTGA
- the rpmI gene encoding 50S ribosomal protein L35: MPKMKTNRGAAKRFKKTGSGRFKCKHNHLRHILTKKSSKRKRQLGPKFFVSAADHKRVVACLPYA; the protein is encoded by the coding sequence ATGCCGAAGATGAAAACCAACCGGGGCGCCGCAAAGCGCTTCAAGAAAACTGGCTCAGGTCGCTTCAAGTGCAAGCACAACCACCTGCGTCACATCCTGACCAAGAAGAGCAGTAAGCGTAAGCGTCAGCTGGGACCGAAGTTCTTTGTTTCCGCTGCCGACCACAAACGTGTTGTCGCTTGTCTGCCGTACGCATAA
- the thrS gene encoding threonine--tRNA ligase, with protein sequence MPIITLPDGSQRQFAHAVSVMDVAADIGPGLAKACIAGRVNGELVDACELIEADASLAIITAKDEEGLDILRHSCAHLLGHAIKQLWPQTKMAIGPVIDNGFYYDIDLDRTLTDEDLAALEERMLALAAKDYDVIKKKVSWQEARDVFEARGETYKVEILDQNIARDDQPGLYHHEEYIDMCRGPHVPNMRHCHHFKLQKMSGAYWRGDSNNKMLQRIYGTAWADKKQLKSYLQRLEEAAKRDHRKIGKQLDLYHMQEEAPGMVFWHNDGWTIFRELETFIRGKLKEYDYQEVKGPFMMDRVLWERSGHWEKYAQAMFTTQSENREYAIKPMNCPGHVQIFNQGLKSYRDLPLRMAEFGSCHRNEPSGSLHGLMRVRGFTQDDAHIFCTEEQIMEEVSACIRMVYDVYGTFGFENIVVKLSTRPEQRIGSDEAWDRAEAALAEALVLNGLKYDLQPGEGAFYGPKIEFTLHDCLDRAWQCGTVQLDFALPGRLGATYVGEDNERHVPVMIHRAILGSLERFIGILTEEYAGLFPTWLAPTQAVVMNITDNQADYAVKVAKALNDAGLRAKADLRNEKIGFKIREHTLKRVPFMLVCGDKEVEAGKIAVRTRKGADLGTYPVEELIALLTQEVQTRGQKKVEE encoded by the coding sequence ATGCCAATCATTACTCTGCCTGATGGCAGCCAACGTCAATTTGCCCACGCCGTTTCCGTCATGGATGTGGCCGCGGACATCGGTCCCGGTCTCGCCAAGGCGTGCATTGCCGGTCGGGTAAACGGTGAACTGGTGGATGCCTGCGAGCTGATCGAAGCCGATGCCTCCCTGGCCATCATCACCGCCAAAGACGAAGAAGGTCTGGACATCCTGCGCCACTCCTGTGCTCACCTGCTGGGTCATGCCATCAAGCAACTCTGGCCCCAGACCAAGATGGCCATCGGTCCCGTCATCGACAACGGTTTCTACTACGACATCGATCTCGATCGCACCCTGACCGACGAAGATCTGGCGGCGCTGGAAGAGCGCATGCTGGCGCTGGCCGCCAAGGATTACGACGTCATCAAGAAGAAGGTCTCCTGGCAGGAAGCACGCGACGTGTTCGAAGCCCGTGGCGAGACCTACAAGGTCGAGATCCTGGATCAGAACATTGCCCGTGATGACCAGCCAGGTCTGTATCATCACGAAGAGTACATCGACATGTGTCGCGGCCCGCATGTGCCCAACATGCGTCACTGCCACCACTTCAAGTTGCAGAAGATGTCCGGTGCCTACTGGCGCGGCGACTCCAACAACAAGATGCTGCAGCGCATCTACGGCACCGCCTGGGCCGACAAGAAGCAACTCAAGTCTTACCTGCAGCGCCTCGAAGAGGCCGCCAAACGCGACCACCGCAAGATCGGCAAGCAGCTCGACCTGTATCACATGCAGGAAGAAGCGCCCGGCATGGTGTTCTGGCACAACGATGGCTGGACCATCTTCCGCGAGCTGGAAACCTTCATCCGCGGCAAGCTCAAAGAGTACGACTATCAGGAGGTGAAAGGCCCCTTCATGATGGATCGCGTGCTGTGGGAGCGTTCAGGTCACTGGGAGAAATACGCCCAGGCCATGTTCACCACCCAGTCCGAGAACCGCGAGTACGCCATCAAGCCGATGAACTGCCCGGGTCACGTGCAGATCTTCAACCAGGGTCTCAAATCCTACCGCGATCTGCCGCTGCGCATGGCCGAGTTTGGCTCCTGCCACCGCAACGAGCCGTCAGGCTCCCTGCACGGCCTGATGCGGGTACGTGGTTTCACCCAGGATGACGCGCACATCTTCTGTACCGAAGAGCAGATCATGGAAGAGGTGTCGGCCTGTATCCGCATGGTCTACGACGTCTATGGCACCTTCGGCTTCGAGAACATCGTGGTCAAGCTCTCCACTCGTCCGGAACAGCGTATCGGCTCCGATGAAGCCTGGGATCGCGCCGAGGCCGCGCTGGCCGAGGCCCTGGTGCTGAACGGCCTGAAGTACGATCTGCAGCCGGGTGAGGGGGCCTTCTACGGTCCCAAGATCGAATTTACCCTGCACGATTGCCTTGATCGTGCGTGGCAATGTGGTACCGTGCAGCTCGATTTTGCCCTGCCGGGCCGTCTGGGCGCCACCTACGTGGGTGAAGACAACGAACGTCATGTTCCCGTGATGATCCACCGTGCCATTCTGGGCTCGCTGGAGCGTTTCATCGGGATCCTGACCGAAGAGTACGCCGGACTGTTCCCGACCTGGCTGGCACCGACCCAAGCCGTGGTCATGAATATCACCGACAATCAGGCCGATTATGCAGTGAAAGTAGCCAAAGCATTGAATGATGCGGGCCTTCGCGCAAAAGCGGACTTGAGAAATGAGAAGATTGGCTTTAAAATCCGCGAGCATACTTTGAAGCGAGTACCCTTCATGCTGGTCTGCGGCGACAAAGAAGTAGAAGCCGGCAAGATTGCAGTGCGTACTCGTAAAGGGGCTGACCTGGGCACTTATCCTGTTGAAGAGCTGATTGCTCTGTTGACCCAGGAAGTTCAGACCCGCGGACAAAAGAAAGTGGAGGAATAA
- a CDS encoding tetratricopeptide repeat protein, translated as MAPITSRWLFIAVIALVIWRLIPLSTEQELASANRAWRTGHFDEATRIWSPLAEQGQPRAQALMGWSHEVGQGSEQDISRAITLYRQAAQAGDAFGQYRLGEVYLRGAGVKRDLREAFHWMELAAKNGDVPAMLKVGVLHLMGVSGRVDLPRAKEWLYQAAKQGNQLALKVLQELELAQEGSSTFDFNWQPLLGE; from the coding sequence ATGGCACCCATCACCTCCCGCTGGCTCTTCATCGCTGTCATTGCACTGGTTATCTGGCGTCTGATCCCGCTCTCCACCGAGCAGGAGCTGGCCTCGGCCAATCGCGCCTGGCGCACCGGTCACTTCGATGAGGCGACCCGGATCTGGTCGCCGCTGGCCGAGCAGGGCCAGCCGCGGGCCCAGGCCCTGATGGGCTGGAGCCATGAAGTGGGGCAGGGGAGCGAGCAGGATATCAGCCGGGCCATCACGCTCTATCGTCAGGCGGCGCAGGCGGGGGATGCCTTCGGCCAATACCGGCTGGGGGAGGTCTACCTGCGGGGGGCCGGGGTGAAGCGGGATCTGCGCGAAGCGTTTCACTGGATGGAGCTGGCGGCCAAGAACGGCGATGTGCCCGCCATGTTGAAGGTGGGCGTGCTGCATTTGATGGGGGTCAGCGGGCGGGTCGATCTGCCCCGTGCCAAGGAGTGGCTCTATCAGGCCGCCAAGCAGGGCAATCAGCTGGCGCTCAAGGTGCTGCAGGAGCTGGAACTGGCGCAGGAGGGGAGCTCCACGTTTGATTTCAACTGGCAGCCCCTGCTGGGGGAATAG
- the rplT gene encoding 50S ribosomal protein L20, translated as MPRVKRGVTARARHKKVMKAAKGYYGARSRVYRVAVQAVTKAGQYAYRDRRQKKRQFRQLWIARINAAARQNGLSYSRLINGLKKASIEIDRKILSDIAVHDKLAFTALVEKAKAALV; from the coding sequence ATGCCAAGAGTTAAACGTGGTGTGACCGCTCGCGCTCGTCACAAGAAAGTAATGAAAGCCGCCAAGGGTTACTACGGCGCCCGTTCCCGTGTCTACCGCGTAGCGGTACAAGCGGTAACCAAAGCTGGTCAGTATGCCTACCGTGACCGTCGCCAGAAAAAGCGTCAGTTCCGTCAACTGTGGATTGCGCGTATCAACGCAGCAGCCCGTCAGAACGGTCTGTCCTACAGCCGTCTGATCAACGGTCTGAAGAAGGCTTCCATCGAGATCGATCGCAAGATCCTGTCCGATATCGCCGTTCACGACAAGCTGGCTTTCACCGCCCTGGTTGAAAAGGCCAAAGCAGCTCTGGTCTAA
- a CDS encoding PA0069 family radical SAM protein, translating to MAGRGSSHNVDHRFSGQRVDAVDDGWSQPEWEAAFAASDPRTEVTEISARSIISYNSSPDVPFSRSINPYQGCEHGCIYCYARPSHAYLELSPGLDFETRLFAKLNAAELLRREFARPAYQPQTIVLGANTDPYQPIEHRYRLTRQLLEVMLAHRHPVGIITKSAMILRDLDLLTELAREGLCQVMVSVTTLNETLRRQLEPRASTGAGRLKVVEKLAGAGVPVGVLAAPMIPRLNEPELEQIIKGAAEAGAHCADYILLRLPHELAPLFSDWLDEHYPGQKKAILNQLRASRDGALNSPAFGSRMRGEGQFADDLLAQRFRLIAKRLGLGKRHFQLLQDAFIRPGEQLRLF from the coding sequence ATGGCAGGTCGAGGCAGTTCCCACAATGTTGATCACCGTTTCAGCGGCCAGCGGGTCGATGCGGTCGACGACGGCTGGTCCCAACCCGAGTGGGAAGCGGCATTTGCCGCCAGCGATCCCCGCACCGAGGTGACGGAGATCAGCGCCCGCAGCATCATCAGTTACAACAGCTCTCCCGACGTCCCTTTCAGCCGCTCCATCAACCCCTATCAGGGCTGTGAACACGGCTGCATCTATTGCTACGCCAGACCGAGCCACGCCTATCTCGAGCTCTCCCCCGGCCTCGACTTCGAGACCCGCTTGTTCGCCAAACTCAATGCCGCCGAGCTGCTGCGCCGGGAGTTTGCCAGACCCGCCTATCAGCCGCAGACCATAGTGCTGGGAGCCAATACCGACCCCTATCAGCCCATCGAGCATCGCTATCGCCTCACCCGCCAGCTGCTCGAGGTGATGCTGGCCCACCGCCATCCGGTCGGGATCATCACCAAGAGCGCCATGATATTGCGCGACCTCGATCTGCTGACGGAGCTGGCCCGGGAGGGGCTCTGCCAGGTGATGGTGTCGGTCACCACCTTGAATGAAACCCTGCGGCGACAGCTGGAGCCAAGAGCCAGCACCGGGGCCGGCCGGCTCAAGGTGGTGGAGAAACTGGCCGGCGCCGGCGTGCCGGTCGGTGTGCTGGCGGCGCCCATGATCCCGCGCCTCAACGAGCCCGAGCTCGAGCAGATCATCAAAGGCGCTGCCGAGGCCGGAGCCCATTGCGCCGACTATATCCTGCTGCGACTGCCCCACGAGCTGGCGCCGCTGTTCAGTGACTGGCTGGATGAGCACTATCCCGGCCAAAAGAAAGCGATCCTCAACCAGCTGCGGGCCAGCCGGGACGGCGCCCTCAACAGTCCCGCCTTCGGCAGCCGGATGCGGGGAGAAGGCCAGTTTGCCGATGATCTGCTGGCCCAGCGCTTTCGGTTGATCGCCAAGCGGCTCGGGCTCGGCAAGCGCCATTTTCAACTGCTCCAGGATGCCTTCATCCGCCCTGGCGAGCAGTTGCGGCTGTTCTAG
- the pheS gene encoding phenylalanine--tRNA ligase subunit alpha, with protein MQQLEEVVGQARAEIEGVSDIAALDEIRVKYLGKKGFFTEQMKGLGALSAEERPAAGAVINQAKQQVQDALNERREALEIAVLNQKLAAETIDVSLPGRRIENGGLHPVTRTIERIERLFGEMGFKVARGPEIEDGFHNFDALNIPAHHPARTDHDTFYFNPDLMLRTHTSGVQIRTMEHQQPPIRIIAPGRVYRNDYDMTHTPMFHQVEGLLVDEHASFTELKGILHDFLRNYFEEDLTIRFRPSYFPFTEPSAEVDVMGKNGKWLEVLGCGMVHPNVLRSVGIDPEKYSGFAFGMGVERLTMLRYGVNDLRAFFENDLRFLKQFK; from the coding sequence ATGCAACAGCTTGAAGAAGTAGTCGGCCAAGCCAGGGCCGAAATTGAGGGCGTAAGCGACATCGCCGCCCTTGACGAAATCCGGGTCAAATATCTGGGTAAAAAGGGTTTTTTTACCGAGCAGATGAAGGGCCTGGGCGCCCTGTCCGCTGAAGAGCGTCCCGCTGCGGGCGCCGTGATCAACCAGGCCAAACAGCAGGTTCAGGATGCCCTGAACGAGCGTCGTGAAGCCCTCGAAATCGCCGTGCTGAACCAGAAGCTGGCCGCCGAGACCATCGACGTCAGCCTGCCGGGCCGCCGCATCGAGAATGGCGGTCTGCACCCGGTGACCCGCACCATCGAGCGCATCGAGCGCCTGTTTGGCGAGATGGGCTTCAAGGTTGCCCGTGGTCCCGAGATTGAAGATGGCTTCCACAACTTCGATGCGCTGAACATCCCGGCTCACCACCCGGCGCGTACCGATCACGATACCTTCTACTTCAATCCTGATTTGATGCTGCGTACCCACACCTCCGGTGTGCAGATCCGTACCATGGAACATCAGCAGCCGCCGATCCGCATCATCGCGCCGGGCCGCGTCTATCGTAACGACTACGACATGACCCACACCCCGATGTTCCACCAGGTCGAAGGCCTGCTGGTCGACGAGCATGCCAGCTTCACCGAGCTGAAAGGGATCCTGCACGACTTCCTGCGCAACTACTTCGAGGAAGACCTGACCATTCGCTTCCGTCCTTCCTACTTCCCGTTCACCGAGCCGAGCGCCGAAGTGGACGTGATGGGCAAGAACGGCAAGTGGCTGGAAGTGCTGGGCTGCGGCATGGTGCACCCGAACGTGTTGCGTTCGGTCGGCATCGATCCGGAAAAATACTCCGGCTTTGCCTTCGGCATGGGCGTTGAGCGCCTGACCATGCTGCGTTACGGGGTCAACGACCTGCGTGCCTTCTTCGAAAACGACCTGCGCTTCCTCAAGCAGTTCAAGTAA